A region from the Sutcliffiella horikoshii genome encodes:
- a CDS encoding two-component system sensor histidine kinase NtrB, whose amino-acid sequence METYYQKHKLMINLLVVFLLGSGLFFVHLQSPFSFLATKPALFALLVVSIVLLTINTVPLPPKGNSLSMDSAIFLATLFVFGLNLSLWALLASGVVYGLLKREIAWWKHLVNFAMYALMITGAHYIFLWTGGTIGYIQASNLLSYLTTLISYFFINILIIGVFFYSMNHPQLIKEMKSTLKKSVSNYSISLASALLLALLFESDAVLGLIIFTVIILLVSKGFKEYFHLNEEINKDRSYRQQILNSLPVGIITADDKQSNFSLNTAASCLLNLTGEEIRDVVMMKEPPVSNSSFWQIMLSKRICQNVKVGYSRGEDDLRLLVSQSVLHDEDNNIIGRIFYFIDITVTEEMEKRMHQTEKLAALGELAAGAAHEIRNPLAVLHGFFSLMKQSFTKEELEKYQVPLLIKEFDRINAIIEDMLLMARPGAPRLQETTFKTIFEQIPMFPDVTENEPELKMMLDDTKVMVDLKQMKQVIYNLYRNSREAIKDNGVITISSQKLNGKYQLFFKDNGSGIQDEVKSSLFHPFHTSKETGTGLGLTIVQRIIENHQGSIEVYETSSKGTTFLITLPISPQQ is encoded by the coding sequence GTGGAAACTTACTATCAAAAACATAAATTGATGATAAACTTACTTGTCGTATTCCTATTAGGGTCCGGCCTCTTTTTCGTTCATCTGCAATCTCCGTTTTCCTTTTTAGCAACGAAACCTGCTTTATTTGCTTTACTGGTAGTTTCAATCGTGCTTTTAACGATCAATACTGTACCTCTTCCGCCAAAAGGAAATTCTCTGAGTATGGACTCTGCCATTTTTCTGGCGACTTTGTTCGTATTCGGCTTGAACCTCTCTTTATGGGCCTTGCTTGCTAGTGGAGTAGTATATGGTCTATTAAAGAGGGAAATTGCTTGGTGGAAGCATCTTGTGAATTTTGCCATGTATGCTCTTATGATTACAGGAGCGCATTATATCTTTCTTTGGACAGGTGGAACAATAGGATATATACAAGCTTCAAACCTATTGTCTTATTTGACCACATTGATTAGTTATTTCTTTATTAATATACTAATTATCGGCGTTTTCTTTTACTCTATGAATCATCCGCAGTTAATTAAGGAAATGAAAAGCACACTGAAGAAATCTGTTTCCAATTATTCTATCTCCCTGGCTTCTGCACTATTATTAGCTTTGTTGTTTGAATCGGATGCAGTGCTTGGGCTGATAATTTTTACTGTGATTATTCTTTTGGTATCCAAAGGCTTCAAGGAATACTTTCATCTCAATGAGGAAATAAACAAGGATCGTTCATATCGACAACAAATACTCAATTCCTTGCCTGTGGGGATCATTACTGCAGATGATAAGCAGTCCAATTTTTCATTGAACACCGCTGCATCCTGCTTATTGAACCTGACCGGGGAAGAAATAAGGGATGTTGTCATGATGAAAGAGCCGCCAGTGTCCAACTCTTCCTTCTGGCAAATCATGCTGTCCAAAAGAATCTGTCAGAACGTCAAAGTGGGGTACTCAAGAGGTGAGGATGACTTGCGCTTGCTTGTATCGCAGTCCGTTTTGCATGACGAAGATAATAACATTATCGGAAGGATTTTTTATTTTATTGATATAACTGTTACAGAAGAGATGGAGAAAAGGATGCATCAAACGGAAAAACTTGCCGCATTGGGGGAGCTTGCTGCAGGCGCTGCCCATGAAATTCGGAATCCGTTGGCGGTGTTGCATGGCTTCTTCTCCTTGATGAAACAATCCTTTACTAAAGAAGAACTTGAAAAGTACCAGGTGCCTTTACTAATAAAAGAATTTGACAGAATCAACGCCATTATAGAAGACATGTTGCTCATGGCGAGGCCTGGCGCACCAAGACTACAGGAAACTACGTTCAAGACGATTTTTGAACAGATCCCTATGTTCCCTGACGTGACGGAAAATGAGCCTGAATTGAAGATGATGCTTGACGATACGAAGGTAATGGTGGATCTCAAGCAGATGAAACAGGTCATCTACAATCTCTATCGAAATAGCAGAGAGGCCATTAAAGACAATGGAGTCATTACAATCTCTTCCCAGAAGTTAAATGGGAAGTATCAGTTATTTTTTAAAGACAATGGATCAGGGATTCAAGATGAAGTGAAAAGCTCTCTTTTCCATCCGTTTCATACTTCTAAAGAGACCGGCACCGGGCTTGGACTGACAATCGTTCAGCGCATTATCGAGAACCATCAAGGAAGTATTGAAGTGTATGAGACATCGTCAAAAGGGACGACTTTTCTTATTACATTACCAATATCACCTCAACAATAA
- a CDS encoding MerR family transcriptional regulator, with product MYTISQLANEFQISTRTVRYYEELGLLEPSRSDGNQRVFSKREYARLKLITRGKRYGFQLDEIKEMVTLFDKDRTGTKQLQKTIEYGIMKVAEVEERIRELTELKDEMNELLTDFQKRLGGETHGDIT from the coding sequence ATGTACACGATTTCGCAACTAGCCAATGAATTTCAAATATCCACTAGGACTGTCCGCTACTATGAGGAGTTGGGGTTACTGGAACCTTCCCGTTCTGATGGAAACCAGCGAGTCTTTTCTAAAAGGGAGTATGCCCGCCTAAAACTGATTACAAGGGGGAAGCGGTATGGCTTTCAGCTTGATGAAATTAAAGAAATGGTCACCTTGTTTGATAAAGACCGCACTGGTACTAAGCAACTTCAGAAAACCATTGAATACGGGATAATGAAAGTAGCAGAAGTAGAAGAAAGGATACGAGAGCTCACCGAACTGAAGGATGAAATGAATGAACTTCTCACAGATTTTCAAAAAAGGTTAGGAGGAGAAACGCATGGCGATATCACGTAA
- a CDS encoding excisionase family DNA-binding protein has product MYLSVKETAEYLSCSESYVKTLIQEKKIRALYDGTDYMINKEQFTTHMKQLEKYKELIEEVRSEPIPEDIDIKDED; this is encoded by the coding sequence ATGTACCTATCCGTTAAAGAGACAGCCGAGTATTTATCCTGTTCAGAATCATATGTGAAAACCCTGATACAAGAAAAGAAAATTCGAGCATTGTATGATGGAACCGACTATATGATTAACAAAGAACAATTTACGACGCATATGAAACAGCTGGAAAAGTATAAAGAGTTGATTGAAGAAGTAAGAAGCGAACCGATTCCTGAGGATATTGATATTAAGGATGAGGATTGA
- the pssA gene encoding CDP-diacylglycerol--serine O-phosphatidyltransferase, whose protein sequence is MRMRTRLIKSIPNMFTLGNLFCGFLSIGFAASGQYSNAAILILIGMMLDSMDGRLARMLNADGELGKELDSLADVVTFGVAPSFLVYYTYFYQFGILGMAIAGLFPLFGAYRLARFNISTSKSSGKYFTGVPITAAGGILALLTLFGNLIPQIVTTVIFTAFCFLMVSKIKIPSFKDVPLPKYGTIVTLFLGASLFIVYKGTYAQYPYLIYIAIPLYIAFLAYRFVRVRGKNRRETD, encoded by the coding sequence ATGCGAATGAGGACGCGTCTTATTAAAAGCATCCCCAACATGTTCACATTGGGGAATTTATTTTGCGGATTCTTATCGATCGGTTTTGCCGCAAGTGGACAATATAGTAACGCAGCAATTTTAATCCTGATCGGAATGATGCTCGACAGTATGGACGGTCGCCTGGCGAGGATGTTGAATGCAGATGGAGAGCTAGGGAAAGAACTCGATTCTTTAGCTGACGTCGTTACATTCGGTGTGGCACCTTCCTTTTTAGTTTATTACACGTATTTTTATCAGTTCGGCATACTGGGCATGGCCATTGCAGGTTTATTTCCACTGTTTGGTGCTTACAGATTGGCCCGTTTCAATATAAGTACAAGCAAGTCTTCCGGTAAATACTTTACGGGAGTTCCAATCACTGCTGCTGGTGGTATACTGGCTCTGTTGACGCTATTCGGAAATTTGATACCACAGATTGTGACAACAGTCATTTTCACAGCGTTTTGTTTCTTGATGGTCAGCAAAATAAAGATTCCAAGCTTTAAGGATGTCCCGCTACCGAAATACGGAACGATTGTTACCTTGTTTTTAGGAGCGTCTCTATTTATCGTTTATAAAGGAACATATGCACAATATCCTTATCTCATCTATATAGCAATTCCATTGTATATCGCATTTCTTGCGTACAGATTTGTACGTGTGCGTGGGAAGAATAGACGGGAAACGGACTAA
- a CDS encoding aldehyde dehydrogenase, giving the protein MNEKVETLLANHRSYFEKGETKDIDFRLEQLATLKKAVQKYEAELMDALKKDLGKSIFEAYGSEVGYILDSIGFFMKNLKSWAKVKKVKTPLVHTGSKSLVYSQPYGTVLIVGPFNYPAQLVLEPLIGAISAGNCAVIKPSEFTPTVSGVLTKMIREFFNEEYISVVEGAKEETSALIHAPFDYIFFTGSVEVGKIVMQAAAKRLVPVTLELGGKSPCIVHKDANIEVAAQRIAWGKFMNAGQTCVAPDYILVHEDVREKLVNALKKTIHDFYGDNPQESNDFGRVVNERQFDRLVSLLDMEKVVVGGRIDRESLYMEPTVMDGVTWEDNVMQEEIFGPILPVLSFNDLKDAIIQVNNYPKPLALYVFTEDNEVEEEVIGSTSFGGGCVNDTVTHLTNPYLPFGGVGTSGIGSYHGKDSFDTFSHKKSVMKKSTKFNLSFLYPPYSDKSIKMLRKFMK; this is encoded by the coding sequence ATAAACGAAAAGGTCGAAACATTACTTGCAAATCATAGAAGTTATTTTGAAAAAGGGGAAACGAAGGATATTGATTTCCGCTTGGAGCAGCTGGCGACCTTGAAGAAGGCAGTTCAGAAATACGAAGCAGAACTGATGGATGCTTTGAAAAAGGACCTCGGAAAATCAATATTCGAAGCATACGGTTCTGAAGTTGGGTATATCCTTGATAGCATCGGCTTTTTCATGAAAAATTTAAAAAGCTGGGCTAAAGTGAAAAAGGTGAAAACACCGCTCGTGCATACTGGTTCCAAAAGCCTGGTCTATTCTCAGCCCTATGGAACAGTATTGATTGTCGGGCCTTTCAATTACCCCGCTCAGTTAGTATTAGAGCCTCTGATTGGTGCGATTTCTGCTGGAAACTGCGCTGTAATCAAGCCTTCGGAATTCACACCGACTGTATCTGGTGTACTTACAAAAATGATACGAGAATTTTTTAATGAAGAGTACATCAGTGTGGTGGAGGGAGCGAAAGAGGAAACATCCGCCCTTATACATGCGCCATTCGATTATATCTTTTTTACGGGAAGCGTAGAGGTAGGAAAAATTGTGATGCAGGCTGCAGCGAAGCGACTTGTGCCGGTAACACTCGAGCTTGGAGGGAAAAGCCCTTGTATCGTCCATAAGGATGCCAATATAGAGGTAGCAGCGCAACGAATCGCTTGGGGGAAATTCATGAATGCGGGCCAAACGTGTGTGGCGCCTGATTACATTCTTGTTCATGAAGATGTTCGAGAGAAACTGGTAAATGCATTGAAAAAAACAATACATGATTTTTACGGAGACAATCCACAAGAAAGCAATGATTTTGGACGTGTGGTGAATGAGCGTCAATTTGACCGCCTTGTATCATTATTGGATATGGAAAAAGTGGTAGTAGGAGGACGCATCGATCGGGAATCGCTTTATATGGAACCGACTGTGATGGATGGTGTAACTTGGGAAGATAACGTGATGCAAGAAGAGATATTTGGCCCCATTTTACCTGTTCTTTCGTTTAACGACTTAAAGGATGCAATAATACAGGTTAATAACTATCCAAAGCCTCTGGCATTATATGTGTTTACAGAAGACAATGAGGTGGAGGAAGAGGTTATCGGAAGCACTTCTTTTGGCGGAGGTTGTGTGAATGATACGGTCACACATTTGACCAATCCATACTTGCCATTTGGTGGCGTAGGGACATCGGGCATCGGTTCCTATCATGGGAAAGACAGCTTTGATACTTTTTCCCATAAGAAAAGTGTGATGAAAAAGAGTACTAAGTTCAATTTAAGTTTTCTTTACCCGCCGTATTCCGATAAAAGCATAAAAATGCTAAGGAAATTTATGAAATAG
- the rpsN gene encoding 30S ribosomal protein S14, whose protein sequence is MAKKSKVAKERKRQQLVEQYAEIRRELKAKGDVEGLRKLPRDSSPTRLKNRCEVTGRPRGYIRKFKMSRIAFREFAHKGQVPGVKKASW, encoded by the coding sequence ATGGCAAAGAAATCAAAAGTAGCAAAAGAAAGAAAGCGTCAGCAGCTAGTTGAGCAGTATGCTGAGATCCGCAGAGAATTAAAAGCAAAAGGTGATGTCGAAGGTCTTCGCAAATTACCGCGTGACTCTTCCCCTACCCGTTTAAAAAATCGTTGTGAGGTAACTGGCAGACCGCGAGGCTATATCCGCAAATTCAAAATGTCTCGTATTGCATTCCGTGAGTTTGCTCACAAGGGACAGGTTCCTGGTGTGAAGAAGGCAAGTTGGTAA
- a CDS encoding acyl-CoA dehydrogenase family protein, producing MAISRNFFTEDKHLQQVLKKHLEPEFYEWAEKELTEFGESCANEIEERAVHTDREGQPRLIKYNKMGEDVSEVWVNEGYKKTVTETYNRGIVGYVHKDIPELGQKGNYLYSYAQGYVLSQTEPGFYCPVTLTMATAYLLEHYADDHVKGKFLPHVISTGEVELFEGATFLTERQGGSDVGANETQAVPHPNKDTYLLTGEKYFASNAGQCGVAMVLARIPGAPKGTRGLSLFAVPWKKEDGSGKLNGIEIRRLKDKIGVRAVPSAEVLFNDAEGYLVGEPSKGIHYMMEALNLSRVCNAIASLGIMERAYSEARNYANSRVTFGDRLINFPMIRESLVDMAVKQEVELSASFELVALFDRVMRNDGAKVSEEEIALNRLLIALLKKETAEQAVHFSHEAIEMHGGNGFIEDFVTPRLLRDAQVLTVWEGTANILGMEVLRLMSRFKVERIFIESMRKRLSSFHIETPIKEPVEEALVKLQELCHYTSSCAPEIQTVYSKKIASLMVKIFESVVALDGANAGDPREKAKAELFLQMTWKDSDTWYDTENKRLQYFDLIVNWEESSVVVE from the coding sequence ATGGCGATATCACGTAATTTTTTCACAGAGGATAAGCACCTGCAGCAAGTGCTCAAAAAGCACTTAGAGCCTGAATTCTATGAATGGGCAGAGAAAGAGCTGACAGAATTTGGCGAGAGTTGTGCAAATGAAATAGAGGAGCGTGCGGTCCATACAGATCGGGAGGGGCAGCCTAGGCTTATAAAATACAATAAAATGGGCGAGGACGTTTCAGAGGTTTGGGTCAATGAGGGGTACAAGAAAACCGTCACGGAAACATACAATAGAGGAATTGTCGGATATGTCCATAAGGATATTCCGGAGCTCGGTCAAAAGGGCAACTACTTATACTCGTATGCGCAAGGCTATGTGCTTTCACAGACAGAGCCTGGGTTTTACTGTCCGGTTACGCTTACTATGGCTACTGCTTACCTGCTTGAACATTATGCCGATGACCATGTAAAGGGGAAATTCCTGCCGCATGTCATTTCGACTGGTGAGGTGGAACTTTTTGAAGGAGCGACATTTTTGACGGAAAGGCAAGGCGGGTCAGATGTCGGGGCGAACGAGACGCAAGCGGTGCCACACCCAAATAAGGATACCTATCTATTGACTGGTGAAAAATACTTTGCTTCCAATGCCGGGCAGTGCGGTGTTGCGATGGTGTTGGCAAGGATACCAGGGGCACCTAAAGGAACGAGGGGACTCAGTCTTTTTGCTGTTCCTTGGAAAAAGGAAGATGGGAGTGGCAAGCTGAATGGCATTGAAATTCGACGTTTGAAGGATAAAATCGGTGTCAGGGCGGTTCCTTCCGCAGAGGTTCTGTTCAACGATGCAGAAGGGTATCTTGTAGGGGAGCCTAGCAAGGGCATCCATTATATGATGGAGGCATTGAACTTGTCGCGTGTTTGTAATGCGATTGCGTCTCTTGGAATCATGGAAAGGGCATACTCAGAAGCACGTAATTATGCTAACAGCCGTGTGACTTTTGGCGACAGGCTGATTAATTTTCCGATGATCCGTGAATCCTTGGTCGATATGGCTGTAAAACAAGAGGTGGAGCTGAGTGCTAGTTTTGAGCTTGTGGCACTTTTTGATCGGGTTATGCGAAATGATGGGGCCAAAGTATCAGAAGAAGAAATTGCATTGAATAGATTGCTGATTGCGTTATTGAAAAAAGAAACGGCAGAACAGGCCGTCCATTTTTCCCATGAAGCAATTGAAATGCATGGAGGAAATGGCTTCATTGAAGATTTTGTAACACCGAGGCTGCTTCGGGATGCCCAGGTGTTAACCGTCTGGGAAGGAACCGCAAACATTCTCGGGATGGAAGTGCTCAGGCTGATGAGCCGTTTTAAAGTGGAACGTATTTTCATAGAGTCCATGAGAAAGAGGTTGTCTTCTTTTCACATTGAGACTCCTATAAAAGAACCGGTAGAGGAAGCTTTAGTGAAACTTCAAGAGTTATGCCATTATACGAGCAGCTGTGCGCCTGAGATCCAAACTGTTTATTCCAAAAAGATTGCTAGTCTGATGGTGAAGATCTTTGAAAGTGTGGTTGCATTGGACGGGGCTAATGCAGGTGATCCTCGTGAAAAGGCGAAAGCCGAACTGTTCCTCCAAATGACTTGGAAAGATTCGGACACGTGGTATGATACAGAAAATAAGAGGCTTCAATACTTCGACTTGATTGTAAACTGGGAGGAGAGTTCGGTTGTAGTGGAATAG
- a CDS encoding Gfo/Idh/MocA family protein: protein MIRTALLSKWHVHAQEYAEEAMQNEHITLTHVWDEQKERGQAWADELGLSFEEEIDNIFRNTEIDAVIVASPTSMHTEIITKAAKHGKHVFTEKVLAETEADVAAILQEVERHGVKLMVSLPRLTAYYYLYTQQVVDKGLLGRLTTIRCRVAHNGSVPTEQHPNGWLPKHFYNKELCGGGAFIDLGAHPIYLSNRLGGQVKAVTARFTQTFDHEVDDNSVAIVEYQSGALGILETGFVSSGSPFQLEVYGTEGTLMIEDGIIRITSINLQEGWHSPSEEALPKNAPSAMTQWVSEIRTGKKPDISYQDAYLLTLINDAARRSNEEGRRIEI from the coding sequence ATGATTAGAACTGCACTACTTAGCAAATGGCATGTGCATGCTCAAGAATATGCAGAAGAAGCAATGCAGAACGAGCACATAACCCTCACACACGTATGGGATGAGCAAAAAGAAAGAGGCCAAGCTTGGGCAGATGAGCTTGGACTTTCCTTTGAAGAAGAGATAGACAACATTTTTAGAAATACAGAGATCGATGCTGTCATTGTCGCTTCTCCAACAAGCATGCATACAGAAATTATCACCAAAGCTGCGAAGCACGGCAAGCATGTTTTCACGGAAAAGGTGCTTGCAGAAACGGAAGCAGATGTAGCGGCTATTCTCCAAGAGGTAGAGAGACACGGGGTCAAACTGATGGTTTCGCTGCCACGTTTAACAGCGTACTATTATTTATACACGCAACAAGTTGTGGACAAAGGATTATTGGGGAGGCTCACTACCATTCGCTGCCGTGTTGCACACAATGGATCCGTTCCCACAGAGCAGCACCCTAATGGTTGGTTGCCAAAACACTTTTACAATAAGGAACTATGTGGAGGCGGTGCATTTATTGATCTAGGCGCCCACCCCATCTACCTGTCAAACCGTCTTGGCGGACAAGTAAAAGCAGTAACCGCCCGCTTCACCCAGACATTTGATCATGAAGTGGACGATAACTCGGTTGCGATTGTTGAGTACCAATCAGGCGCACTCGGTATCTTAGAAACAGGGTTTGTTTCTTCCGGTAGTCCTTTTCAATTGGAGGTTTATGGAACAGAGGGAACTTTAATGATCGAAGATGGTATCATCCGGATCACAAGTATAAACCTTCAAGAAGGTTGGCATTCACCATCAGAAGAAGCACTTCCTAAGAACGCACCATCTGCAATGACTCAATGGGTCTCAGAAATCAGGACAGGGAAAAAGCCGGATATAAGCTATCAAGACGCTTACTTGCTCACCTTGATTAACGATGCAGCCCGTCGTTCCAATGAAGAGGGACGTAGAATTGAGATATAA
- a CDS encoding carbon starvation CstA family protein, which yields MITFFGALIFLVLGYVFYSKFVERVFVINDQTPTPAYTKRDDFDFVPMPWWKGNLIQLLNIAGLGPIYGAILGALYGPVAFIWIVVGSIFAGAVHDYFSGMLSLRHNGAQYPTIVGKYLGNVVKSLIYVVSLVLMVLVAAAFTAGPAQLIAQLTPLSFMVALLLIFGYFLLATLLPVNRVIGKIYPLLGAILLFMAVAIAVALLFTDKQIPNLTFANLHPQELPIWPLLMVTISCGAISGFHCTQSPIVACTMKKESHGRKIFYGAMITEGMIALVWAAAGMTFFNGTGGLQEALALGGPSYVVNEISISLLGTLGGILAILGVIILPITTGDTALRSSRMILTEVFSKFFNMEGKVKVLLVTLLLAAPALYLATIDYTFLWRYVGWTNQLVATVMLWTAAMYLLKENKFHWIASVPALFMSGVVCTYIFYAPEGFGMDYNTSLLIGSVLTFTVLGWFVSQIWKHRNMKSSSEEKRVA from the coding sequence ATGATCACATTTTTCGGCGCACTTATTTTTCTAGTTCTAGGTTATGTGTTTTATTCTAAATTCGTTGAACGGGTTTTTGTTATTAATGATCAGACCCCTACTCCTGCTTATACGAAAAGGGACGATTTCGACTTTGTTCCTATGCCTTGGTGGAAGGGAAATTTAATTCAGCTATTGAATATCGCTGGATTGGGCCCTATCTACGGGGCCATCCTTGGGGCATTGTATGGTCCAGTGGCTTTCATTTGGATTGTGGTAGGAAGTATATTTGCCGGAGCAGTCCATGATTACTTTTCAGGTATGTTATCCTTGCGCCATAACGGGGCTCAATATCCGACCATTGTTGGAAAATATCTTGGCAATGTAGTGAAGTCACTCATTTATGTGGTATCTCTTGTATTAATGGTACTTGTGGCTGCGGCTTTTACAGCTGGACCTGCCCAACTGATCGCTCAATTAACACCACTTAGCTTCATGGTGGCCTTACTATTAATTTTCGGGTATTTTTTATTGGCTACTCTATTACCGGTCAATCGAGTAATCGGTAAAATATATCCATTACTTGGGGCAATCCTGCTTTTCATGGCAGTTGCCATTGCTGTTGCACTATTATTTACCGACAAACAGATTCCAAACCTGACATTTGCAAACTTGCACCCTCAGGAACTGCCAATCTGGCCGCTATTGATGGTCACCATCTCTTGTGGAGCGATCTCTGGATTTCATTGTACACAAAGTCCAATTGTCGCTTGCACGATGAAAAAGGAATCACATGGCCGTAAAATTTTCTACGGAGCGATGATTACAGAGGGAATGATCGCACTCGTATGGGCAGCAGCTGGTATGACATTCTTTAATGGAACTGGCGGATTGCAAGAAGCACTTGCCCTTGGGGGACCATCTTATGTCGTTAACGAAATTTCTATTTCCTTATTAGGTACACTAGGTGGGATTCTTGCCATCCTTGGCGTTATCATCCTTCCAATTACAACAGGGGATACCGCACTGCGATCTTCCAGAATGATATTAACGGAAGTATTTTCAAAGTTTTTCAATATGGAAGGGAAGGTAAAAGTGCTACTAGTAACCTTGTTGCTGGCTGCACCTGCCCTTTACCTTGCTACAATCGACTACACTTTCCTTTGGAGATATGTTGGCTGGACAAACCAGCTTGTTGCCACTGTGATGCTTTGGACAGCGGCTATGTATCTTCTAAAAGAAAATAAATTCCACTGGATTGCAAGCGTTCCGGCATTATTCATGTCAGGAGTTGTCTGCACGTATATCTTCTACGCACCAGAAGGTTTCGGAATGGATTATAACACCTCCTTACTCATAGGTTCTGTGTTAACCTTCACGGTACTTGGATGGTTTGTAAGTCAAATTTGGAAACATCGTAACATGAAGTCTAGCAGTGAAGAAAAGCGTGTAGCATAA
- a CDS encoding SET domain-containing protein — translation MIEVKSSPVSDGEFNRGVFATEDIKAGTLFHSAPVISYPNEQHEHIEKTLLADYAFEYGINHSAILLGYGMLFNHSYEPNARYEINFDEHVFDFFAYKDIKAGEEILINYNGDVDEMDPLWFNMEEEEKSK, via the coding sequence ATGATCGAAGTAAAAAGTTCTCCTGTAAGTGACGGGGAATTCAATAGAGGCGTATTTGCAACAGAGGATATCAAAGCAGGAACACTATTTCATTCTGCACCAGTTATATCCTATCCAAACGAACAGCATGAACATATCGAAAAGACGTTATTAGCGGACTATGCGTTCGAATATGGCATTAACCACTCTGCCATTTTGCTTGGCTATGGCATGCTTTTCAACCATTCATATGAACCAAATGCAAGATATGAAATCAACTTTGACGAACATGTCTTTGACTTTTTTGCCTATAAGGACATTAAGGCTGGCGAAGAGATTCTTATCAACTATAACGGCGATGTTGATGAAATGGATCCGCTTTGGTTTAACATGGAAGAGGAAGAGAAAAGTAAATGA
- a CDS encoding MFS transporter yields the protein MVPIQKKEPLWTKSFIMLMVGNLFVFMSFQMLIPTLPPYVKSLGATGFEIGLVTALFSIGAVLSRPFIGFMLEYRARKPLVLIGAVALLAVTIIYPLSQIVLVFLLFRLIHGLAWGWSTTVNGTAAVDVIPRSRLGEGMGYYGLSITIGMIIAPSLGIYLYQVTEFSNLIMVSAVLGVIALVLLGVVHYQTPAIVEKTKKEDLKFSYFGSLVEKSSWYPAFITLIATFGYGSIVTFIVIFGEERGIDQIFLFYLVNAIMASLSRPVAGKWFDNHGPRGLVLMCMFLSFVGMWVLSFAHSNLFIVIAGALFGVGFGSLIPTLQSWTLSMTPENRRGVANGMFFSSIDLGIGLSGIIFGLLAQFVPTAALFQISSTFMLLAMLFAWIEGKKRKRAVLEEMREGA from the coding sequence ATGGTACCGATTCAGAAAAAAGAACCGTTATGGACAAAATCATTCATTATGTTGATGGTAGGAAACTTGTTTGTGTTTATGTCTTTTCAGATGTTGATTCCGACGTTGCCTCCATATGTTAAGTCGTTGGGAGCAACGGGCTTTGAGATTGGATTAGTTACAGCCTTATTTTCCATCGGTGCTGTGTTAAGCAGGCCGTTTATTGGTTTTATGCTGGAGTACCGGGCGCGTAAACCGCTTGTGTTGATCGGAGCGGTTGCGTTGCTTGCTGTGACGATTATCTATCCATTGTCCCAGATCGTGCTGGTATTCCTATTGTTCCGCCTTATCCATGGTCTTGCATGGGGCTGGTCCACCACGGTAAATGGGACCGCAGCGGTAGATGTTATTCCACGTTCCCGTCTAGGTGAAGGGATGGGGTATTACGGATTATCGATTACAATTGGTATGATTATCGCTCCAAGCTTGGGAATCTATCTTTATCAGGTAACAGAGTTTTCTAATCTAATCATGGTAAGTGCAGTTCTTGGAGTTATTGCGCTTGTGCTGTTAGGTGTGGTTCATTATCAGACGCCTGCAATAGTGGAAAAGACAAAAAAGGAAGACCTTAAGTTTTCCTATTTCGGTTCGCTTGTAGAAAAGAGCAGTTGGTATCCCGCATTTATCACTTTGATTGCTACGTTTGGTTACGGATCGATTGTCACGTTTATCGTAATATTTGGTGAAGAACGCGGGATTGATCAGATCTTTCTTTTTTATCTTGTAAATGCGATCATGGCGTCATTATCTCGTCCAGTTGCCGGGAAATGGTTTGATAATCATGGACCTCGGGGCTTGGTTTTAATGTGTATGTTCTTGTCCTTTGTCGGCATGTGGGTGCTTTCCTTTGCGCACTCAAACCTGTTTATCGTGATAGCTGGTGCGTTGTTTGGAGTAGGTTTCGGTTCCTTGATTCCGACCTTGCAGTCATGGACCTTATCCATGACCCCTGAAAACCGCCGTGGAGTGGCAAACGGCATGTTTTTCTCCTCCATCGACCTGGGGATTGGACTAAGCGGAATCATCTTTGGACTCCTTGCACAATTTGTCCCAACCGCCGCCCTCTTCCAAATCTCCAGTACCTTCATGCTCCTCGCCATGCTCTTCGCCTGGATCGAAGGCAAAAAGAGAAAACGAGCAGTGCTTGAAGAGATGAGGGAAGGGGCTTAA